Within Amycolatopsis sp. FDAARGOS 1241, the genomic segment GCGCACTCGATGGCGTCTCGAGCGTGCGCGAGTACACGATCTTGTCGGCCACCCGCCACAACCGCGTGAACTCCCGCTCCACCGCTGAGTCGTCCCCGGCGGTCTCCCAGTAGACCATCATCTCGTACATCCGGCGCCAGGAGAGGTAGGTGCCGACCGTCCGCTGGAGGTCGTTGACGGCGGCGAACACCTCTTCGCCGGGAGCCGCCCAGCCGAAGTCGCCGCGCTCGTCCGCCCGTGTACCCGTCCAACGAGCAGATCGCCGAGTAGATCAGCTTGGCCCCGGCCCGACCCCCATCGTGTGAGCAGCCGGCGCCCAGCGTACGACCCCTCCAACGCCGCTATCCTCCGAAGAATGACTGACGCTGGTGTCGTCCTCGCGGGTGGCCGCTCGTCCCGGATGGGCCGGGCGAAGGCCGATCTGGAGTGGCACGGCTCGACGTTCCTGTACCGCACGTGCGCGGTGGTCGGCCGCGCGCTCGACGGTCCGGTGGTGGTCGTCGCCGCGCCGGGCCAGAAGCTGCCGGACCTGCCCGCGGGCGTGACCGTCGCCGAGGACCCGGTCGAGGGACTCGGGCCGATGCAGGGCGTGGCGGCGGGTCTGGCCGCGGTGGCGGACCGGGCCGAGGTCGCGTTCGTCTGCTCGACGGACATGCCGTTCCTGCACCCCGCCTTCGTGCGGCGCGTGCTGCGGGGCATGGCGGACACCGGAGCGGACATGGTGCTGCCGGTGGCGCGCGGGTTCCGACAGCCGCTCGCCGCCGCGTACCGGACGTCGCTGGCCGGGCTGATCACGAAACTCATCGGTGAGGGCGACCTGCGGCCGGGCATGTTGTTCAAACACTGCACCGTCGCCCAGCTCGACGACGCGCAGCTGCTGGCGGACAGCTCAGTGGCGCGGTGCGATCCCGAGCTGGAGTCCGTGGTCAACGTAAACACCCCCGAGGAGTACGAGAAGGCGCGCGAACGCCCGGCTCCGGAAATCACCGTCGAACGGTTCGGCGCGCTGGCGGGCAAGGACGGGCACCGGCCGCGCACCGGCCGCGCCGCGACGCTGGGCGAAGCCGCCGAACTCGCGGGTTTGGTACTCGACCGGCACATCGTCGCCGCCGTCAACGGCGACCAGGTCACCCGCGAGCCACTGCTGCCGCTCGCAACCGGCGACGTGGTCGCGTTCCTTTCAGCGGACGCCGGCGGCTGAACCGGCCTACAGTCGTTCTATGGCACCAGGCGGGTTCTTCGGCCGGGCGCTGGTCGTCGACGTCGACAACGTCACAGCCGAGGCGACGGGCGCTCCGTTCGAGCTGCCCGAACACGTTCTGCGTGCGTACCTCGGCGGAGTCGGCCTGGGCACCTGGCTGCTGCACCGGTTCGCGCCGCCGAAGGTCGATCCCCTGGCACCGGAAGCACCGCTGGCGTTCGTGTTCTCCTCCCTCGTCGGCACACCGCTGACCACGAGCGCGAAGTTCGCCGTGGTGGCGAAGTCCCCGCTGACAGGGCTGCTCACCGATGCGCTGGCGTCGAGCCAGTTCGCCATCGCCGGAAAGCTCACCGGGCACGACGCGATCGTCATCCGCGGCCGCGCCGCGCAGCTGTCCGTGCTCCTCATCGACGGCGACGGGGTCCGGCTCGAACCGGCGCCGGAGCTGAGCGGCCTGCCCGCCGCGGAAGCGGAAACAAAGGCCCGGAAGCGGTTCGGCCGGGGCTGGCGCACCGCGGCGATCGGCCCGGCCGGCGAGCGCCGGGTGCGTTACGCGACGATCAGCCACGACGGCCGCCACGCCGGTCGTGGTGGCCTCGGCGCTGTCCTGGGCGCCAAGAACATCAAGGCCGTCCTCGTCCGCTCGGCCACCAAGGTCGCGGTGGCGGATCAGGCCGGTGTCCTGGCCGCGGCGAAAGACCTGCGGCGGCGCAGTTTCGGTCCGGCCACGGCCAAGTACCGGGAACTCGGCACGCTCGCGAACCTGCTGGCGTTCAACGCGGTCAGCACCCTGCCGACCCGCAACTTCACCGCGGCGACCTTCGACGGCGCACCCCAGCTGGCCGCCGAGGAGCTGCACGAACTACGCGGCGTGGCCCGCAACAGCTGCGCCTCCTGTTCCATCGGCTGCGAGCACATCTACTCCCGCAAGGGCGGCGGCAGCCAGCGGATGGAGTACGAAAACGTCTTCGCCCTCGGCCCGCTGTGCGGCGTCTCCGACCCCGACGACGTGTTCGCGGCCAGCGCCAAGTGCGACGAACTCGGCCTGGACACGAT encodes:
- a CDS encoding NTP transferase domain-containing protein, translated to MTDAGVVLAGGRSSRMGRAKADLEWHGSTFLYRTCAVVGRALDGPVVVVAAPGQKLPDLPAGVTVAEDPVEGLGPMQGVAAGLAAVADRAEVAFVCSTDMPFLHPAFVRRVLRGMADTGADMVLPVARGFRQPLAAAYRTSLAGLITKLIGEGDLRPGMLFKHCTVAQLDDAQLLADSSVARCDPELESVVNVNTPEEYEKARERPAPEITVERFGALAGKDGHRPRTGRAATLGEAAELAGLVLDRHIVAAVNGDQVTREPLLPLATGDVVAFLSADAGG
- a CDS encoding aldehyde ferredoxin oxidoreductase family protein, whose translation is MAPGGFFGRALVVDVDNVTAEATGAPFELPEHVLRAYLGGVGLGTWLLHRFAPPKVDPLAPEAPLAFVFSSLVGTPLTTSAKFAVVAKSPLTGLLTDALASSQFAIAGKLTGHDAIVIRGRAAQLSVLLIDGDGVRLEPAPELSGLPAAEAETKARKRFGRGWRTAAIGPAGERRVRYATISHDGRHAGRGGLGAVLGAKNIKAVLVRSATKVAVADQAGVLAAAKDLRRRSFGPATAKYRELGTLANLLAFNAVSTLPTRNFTAATFDGAPQLAAEELHELRGVARNSCASCSIGCEHIYSRKGGGSQRMEYENVFALGPLCGVSDPDDVFAASAKCDELGLDTISAGGTIAWAMECAERGLLDEPWLRFGDGGALLRALDAIGARSPGLGDLLAQGSRHAAGVVGHGSIDFAPQVKGLELPGYEPRSLQSMALGLAVNARGADHNRSGAYEADLSGAVNRFDGGAAHVTAAVGTEDRAAVMDSMILCKFLRGVFEDPFTEWARLLSLVTGWAVDAEELQATARRIVRAKRAFNQREGATAADDTLPARLLATPLELKSGRSAALTVERLQAMVDNYYVVRGLDEEGRVRAGDLPGLLLDA